In Buchnera aphidicola (Aphis aurantii), one DNA window encodes the following:
- the rpmF gene encoding 50S ribosomal protein L32, whose amino-acid sequence MAVQKNKPTRSKRGMRRSHDSLKNMALSIDKYSGETHIRHHITQKGFYKGKKVI is encoded by the coding sequence ATGGCTGTACAAAAAAACAAACCTACTCGCTCTAAAAGAGGTATGCGACGTTCGCATGACTCTTTAAAAAATATGGCATTATCTATAGATAAATATTCAGGGGAAACACATATTCGGCATCATATAACTCAAAAAGGATTTTATAAAGGTAAAAAGGTTATTTAA
- the fabD gene encoding ACP S-malonyltransferase: MLFAMLFPGQGVQHINMLSSFLKKEKIFQNTFEEASEYIGCNLLKLTQEGPLKKINNSKYAQPIILSSSIAIYKFWKKYNGKNPSFMSGHSLGEYSALVCSNALKFSDALKIVTFRGQYMQQITFNRLCSVKAIIGLNKNIIQKICQKYLYKTVSIASINSNNQIIISGDQKDVHEASLDCKKNGAQYIFDINLNIPVHSNLMKPVAKKIEYILKNIKIKTPQIPVINNVNVKCEKNSKNIKKALIKQIYTTVRWKEIIDFIQSKKVFTMLEIGPNNTLTNLNKNNINLTSLHTSNQKFFLQALKIINKKQ, from the coding sequence TTGTTATTTGCTATGTTGTTTCCAGGTCAAGGCGTTCAACATATAAATATGCTATCTTCTTTTTTAAAGAAGGAAAAAATTTTCCAAAATACTTTTGAAGAAGCATCAGAATATATAGGGTGCAATTTATTAAAATTAACTCAAGAAGGGCCGCTAAAAAAAATAAATAACAGTAAATATGCACAACCAATAATATTATCCTCATCTATTGCGATTTACAAATTTTGGAAAAAATATAACGGAAAAAATCCATCATTTATGTCTGGACATAGTTTAGGGGAGTACTCTGCATTAGTTTGTTCTAATGCGTTAAAATTTAGTGATGCGTTAAAAATTGTTACCTTTCGTGGGCAATATATGCAACAAATAACTTTTAATCGATTATGTTCAGTTAAAGCTATAATTGGGTTAAATAAAAATATTATTCAAAAAATTTGTCAAAAATATTTATATAAAACTGTATCAATCGCAAGTATTAATTCTAATAATCAAATAATTATTTCTGGAGATCAAAAAGATGTGCACGAAGCAAGTTTAGATTGTAAAAAAAATGGAGCTCAATATATATTTGATATTAATCTTAATATACCAGTACATAGTAATCTAATGAAACCAGTAGCTAAAAAAATTGAATATATATTAAAAAATATTAAGATTAAAACACCACAAATACCAGTTATTAATAACGTAAATGTTAAATGTGAAAAAAATAGTAAAAATATAAAAAAAGCTTTAATAAAACAAATATATACAACTGTAAGATGGAAAGAAATAATAGATTTTATACAATCAAAAAAAGTGTTTACAATGCTTGAAATTGGACCAAATAATACTTTAACTAATTTAAACAAAAATAATATTAATTTAACTTCTCTTCATACAAGTAATCAAAAATTTTTTTTGCAAGCTTTGAAAATAATCAATAAAAAACAATGA